The genomic segment ATCGTGCCCTACTACCTGAAGCCCAACCAGGAGGGCCTCTACCGCTACTTCGCCGAGGTGGCCAAGGCGGTGCCCGACTTTCCCATCCTCCTCTACAACATCCCCGGCCGGGCCGGGGTGGAGATCGCCCCCAAGACCGTGGCCCGCCTGCGGCGGGACTTTCCCCAGGTCGTGGGGCTCAAGCACTCCTCCAAGGACCTGGAGTACCTCTCCCAGCTCTTCCAGGAAGCGGGGCGGGACTTTTTGGTCTTCTGCGGCTTGGAAAGCCTCACCCTGCCCATGATGAGCCTGGGGGCGGTGGGCACCATCGCCGCCACCGCCAACTGGCTGCCAGGGGAGGTGGCGAGGCTCACCGAGCTCGCCCTGGCCGGGGACTACGCCGGGGCCAGGGAGCTCCACTACCATCTCCTCGAGGCCAACGAGGCCATCTTCTGGGACACGAACCCCATTCCCTTGAAGACGGTGCTCTCCTGGATGGGCCTTTTGCAGAAGGAGTGGCGCCTCCCCTTGGGCCCCACCACCCCCGAGGTGGAGGAAAGGCTTAGGGCCATGGCCCGCCGCTACCGGCTTCTGGAGGAGGCATGAAGCGCTGCCGCTTTTTGGCCAAGGGCAGGCTCCATCACGGGGTTTACAGGGATGGCCTCCTCCTGGACGAGGCCGGGGAGGCCCACGACCCCGAGGCCGTAACCTGGCTCCTCCCCTTCACCCCCGGCAAGGTGATGGGGGT from the Thermus thermamylovorans genome contains:
- the hpaI gene encoding 2,4-dihydroxyhept-2-ene-1,7-dioic acid aldolase, encoding MFRGSIPPLPTPFRQGRVDEEALRRLVERAIRGGSHGISVGGTTGEPGTQTLEERKRVLEIALDQAAGRVPVIPGTGALRLEETLELTRFAKEAGAQGAMVIVPYYLKPNQEGLYRYFAEVAKAVPDFPILLYNIPGRAGVEIAPKTVARLRRDFPQVVGLKHSSKDLEYLSQLFQEAGRDFLVFCGLESLTLPMMSLGAVGTIAATANWLPGEVARLTELALAGDYAGARELHYHLLEANEAIFWDTNPIPLKTVLSWMGLLQKEWRLPLGPTTPEVEERLRAMARRYRLLEEA